A single window of Desulfocurvibacter africanus subsp. africanus DSM 2603 DNA harbors:
- a CDS encoding LPS-assembly protein LptD, with protein MPAERDRQLFEGRRWRLTAERMTADHDAEIVDAEGEVLVRSGDDYMLADFARYFHFSEWIYLRGHVQVRWDKYYIEAEEAEFDLRNRVGWLKRGRIITEDPHISISSDHIEKKGDLQYSFTQAEISACEDDPAAWSFKVSSATINQNDSATLWNPRLRVLDIPILYFPFLAFSTQSTRESGLLFPDIGYSSRDGATYLQPLYVVINDENDATLTEYYMSERGVMQDLEFRSTPDSATKLWLRGSWLDDKTAAPTEAEENDQFVGDGLIRPNHDRYWLRGMLNGYLHDPSWQLKMDLDYVSDQNYLREFETSRIGYTRSRNTLRSEFSRDIATQDSLTRTSAMLISRQYADYGLNLSAAYTQNLAYMNDNLTPADNPTVQRLPEFSAFAYKTTLGETPFEWEAQGVATNFWRRGGTTGLRLDARPEVSLPLTSRYGSIIPSVSWRQTFYSLGRHEDIDTSTSTLDGAADSATTTDKDYISRGIPEISVSALSEISRTFDLSAAPEVSLDNAGESSWTKLRHTLQPRLAYTWRPDVNQEDTTYTVASSSSRTGSEVEPLFDSVDYIQQASELRYSLTNIFDRKRQAVVLAPQEGNYYLPQEVMDYRQFFRLRLEQSYDFIEADRTDMLDQYERRPFSDIEVEATLYPQNYISLSSSTFFSPYDLQVTEHEHWLTLFYQDKASLRFGLDVLQEVDTYKRRNDDRLRTVTLGGTLHLLSDWLIDARYEYDLLREEEVEREIALTYRHHCFDFQFVYFDDTFEQSYTFRVNLLGISSPSLSF; from the coding sequence ATGCCCGCTGAGCGCGACCGTCAACTCTTCGAGGGTCGACGATGGCGACTCACGGCCGAGCGCATGACGGCAGACCACGATGCCGAGATCGTCGACGCCGAAGGCGAGGTGCTCGTGCGCAGCGGTGACGACTACATGCTGGCTGATTTCGCCCGCTATTTCCACTTCTCGGAATGGATCTACCTGCGCGGCCATGTACAGGTGCGCTGGGACAAATACTACATCGAGGCTGAGGAGGCGGAATTCGACCTGCGCAACCGAGTCGGCTGGCTGAAGCGGGGACGGATCATCACTGAGGACCCGCACATATCCATCAGCAGCGATCATATAGAGAAAAAGGGGGACCTACAGTACTCCTTTACCCAGGCCGAGATCAGTGCCTGCGAAGATGATCCCGCGGCTTGGTCCTTCAAGGTGAGCAGCGCCACCATCAACCAGAACGACAGCGCGACCTTATGGAATCCTCGGCTGCGCGTCCTGGACATACCTATTCTCTATTTTCCGTTTCTTGCCTTTTCCACACAGTCCACACGCGAATCGGGCCTGCTCTTTCCCGACATTGGATACAGCAGTCGCGACGGCGCGACCTATCTGCAACCTCTTTATGTTGTTATTAATGACGAGAACGACGCGACTCTCACGGAATATTATATGAGCGAGCGTGGAGTCATGCAGGATTTGGAGTTTCGCTCTACGCCGGATTCGGCCACCAAGCTGTGGCTGCGCGGAAGCTGGCTGGACGACAAAACGGCGGCCCCCACGGAAGCCGAGGAAAACGACCAGTTCGTCGGCGATGGTTTGATTCGGCCCAACCATGACCGATACTGGCTGCGCGGTATGTTAAACGGCTATCTTCACGATCCGAGTTGGCAGCTCAAGATGGACCTCGACTATGTCTCCGACCAGAATTATCTGCGCGAATTCGAGACCAGCCGGATAGGCTATACTCGAAGCCGAAACACGCTACGGAGCGAGTTCAGCAGGGACATCGCCACACAGGATAGCTTGACCCGCACCTCGGCCATGCTCATATCCAGGCAGTATGCTGATTATGGTTTGAACCTGTCTGCTGCCTACACCCAGAACCTGGCCTACATGAACGACAACTTGACCCCGGCCGACAATCCTACTGTACAACGCTTACCGGAATTCAGCGCGTTCGCTTACAAGACCACTCTTGGCGAAACCCCCTTCGAATGGGAGGCCCAAGGCGTGGCGACCAACTTTTGGCGTCGCGGCGGCACTACGGGCTTGCGCCTGGATGCGCGCCCCGAGGTTAGCTTGCCTCTCACCAGCCGCTACGGCTCCATTATCCCGAGTGTGAGTTGGCGCCAGACCTTCTACTCTCTCGGCAGACACGAGGACATCGACACGAGCACCAGCACGCTCGATGGCGCAGCCGATTCCGCTACAACCACAGACAAGGACTATATCAGCCGGGGCATACCCGAGATCTCCGTCTCGGCCCTGTCGGAAATCTCGCGAACATTCGATCTCTCGGCCGCGCCCGAAGTCAGCCTGGACAATGCCGGCGAATCTTCCTGGACCAAACTCCGGCATACGCTTCAGCCGCGCCTGGCCTACACCTGGAGGCCTGATGTGAACCAGGAGGATACCACATACACCGTGGCAAGCTCGAGCTCGAGGACAGGCAGCGAGGTGGAGCCGCTCTTCGACAGCGTGGATTACATCCAGCAGGCCTCCGAGCTGCGCTATTCCCTGACCAATATTTTTGACCGCAAGCGCCAAGCCGTGGTTCTAGCGCCGCAGGAAGGCAACTACTACTTGCCTCAAGAAGTAATGGATTACAGGCAATTCTTTCGCCTGCGCCTGGAGCAGTCCTACGATTTTATTGAAGCCGACCGAACGGATATGCTCGACCAATATGAGCGCCGGCCCTTTTCGGATATCGAAGTCGAGGCGACCCTGTATCCTCAAAATTATATTAGTCTATCCAGCAGCACGTTCTTCTCCCCATATGATCTTCAAGTAACCGAGCATGAGCATTGGCTAACCCTTTTCTACCAGGACAAGGCCAGTCTACGCTTCGGGTTAGACGTTTTGCAGGAGGTGGATACTTATAAGCGCCGCAACGATGATCGCTTGCGCACGGTAACCCTGGGCGGAACACTCCACCTGCTGTCCGACTGGCTCATTGACGCCCGCTACGAGTACGACCTCCTGCGTGAGGAAGAGGTGGAGAGGGAGATCGCTTTGACTTACAGACATCATTGCTTCGATTTCCAGTTCGTCTACTTTGACGACACCTTTGAGCAGTCTTATACCTTCCGCGTGAACCTGCTGGGTATCAGCTCTCCGTCTCTCAGCTTCTGA
- the alr gene encoding alanine racemase, with translation MAITYNMLEVQVDLKRIVDNYRFMRSRAARLMPVIKADAYGHGLLPVAKALAAAGADAFCVGSVGEAVTLRRERKPDSGCRVVSLLGPMDREDYAEAVSHEVTLLVGRHEQLELLQVAASSAGRMAPVALKFDTGMSRLGFSEADVPRLIQTLTTSPNLRLELVTSHLATADEDSGVDYVLAQAERFRAITAKLSAAGLRFQANLANSAGILAYPELHFDLQRPGIALYGSNPFLGTNHEELGRPLKQAMSVTTRILDVHDLPRGGTISYGRTYTAPRDMRVAIMAAGYADGYSRGLSNKGQVCLKGSRAPILGRVCMQLTAVDITGREDVHPGDTVHLLGGSGRGYISVEELAGWWGTISYESFCILGLNRRVYFGGD, from the coding sequence ATGGCCATTACCTACAATATGCTTGAGGTCCAGGTAGACCTCAAGCGCATCGTGGACAACTATCGTTTTATGCGCAGCAGGGCCGCCAGACTTATGCCCGTGATCAAGGCCGACGCCTACGGCCATGGGCTGCTGCCCGTAGCCAAAGCCCTGGCCGCCGCCGGCGCGGATGCCTTCTGCGTGGGCAGTGTAGGCGAGGCCGTGACCCTGCGCCGGGAGAGGAAACCCGACTCGGGCTGTCGCGTGGTTTCGCTGCTCGGCCCTATGGACCGGGAAGATTATGCCGAGGCGGTGTCACATGAGGTGACTCTGCTGGTCGGTCGCCACGAGCAGTTGGAACTGTTGCAGGTAGCGGCTTCATCCGCCGGCCGAATGGCACCCGTGGCGTTAAAGTTCGACACCGGCATGTCGCGCCTGGGCTTTTCCGAGGCCGACGTCCCACGCCTCATCCAGACTCTGACGACTTCGCCAAACCTGCGTCTAGAATTGGTCACGTCGCATCTGGCCACAGCCGACGAGGACAGTGGCGTGGATTATGTGCTGGCCCAGGCGGAACGCTTCCGCGCAATTACAGCCAAGCTTTCTGCAGCAGGATTGCGTTTCCAGGCCAATTTGGCCAATTCGGCCGGTATCTTGGCATATCCCGAACTGCATTTCGATCTGCAGCGGCCCGGCATCGCTCTCTATGGATCGAATCCCTTCCTGGGCACCAACCACGAAGAGCTTGGCCGACCCCTCAAGCAAGCCATGAGCGTTACCACGCGGATTCTGGACGTGCATGACCTGCCGCGGGGCGGAACCATCAGCTACGGCCGCACCTATACGGCTCCCAGGGATATGCGCGTGGCGATCATGGCCGCAGGGTACGCCGACGGCTATTCCCGGGGTCTAAGCAACAAAGGTCAGGTCTGCCTCAAGGGGAGCCGGGCACCCATACTGGGCCGTGTGTGCATGCAGCTTACGGCTGTGGACATCACGGGCCGCGAGGATGTGCACCCCGGCGATACTGTCCATCTACTAGGCGGCAGCGGCAGGGGCTATATCTCAGTTGAGGAGCTGGCTGGCTGGTGGGGCACGATCTCCTATGAGAGCTTCTGCATTCTTGGGCTCAATCGGCGAGTGTACTTTGGTGGGGATTAG
- a CDS encoding DUF4198 domain-containing protein yields the protein MKHLISSGTISLLLFFLSTLSAQAHFGMLIPSQSTVMPPDRAVTIELSFSHPFEGQGMELAKPKAFGLMLDGKTVDLLGSLKPAKIMGHTAWSSQYVFSRPGLAAFYMEPQPYWEPSEDCFIIHYTKVIVAAFGEEEGWDQPVGLKTEIVPLTRPFGNYAGNVFQGQVLLDGKPVPQAMVEVEYFNRDGKYEAPNDYMITQVIKSDQNGVFTYVCPLAGWWGFAALNEADFTLKQQGQDKGVELGAVLWTQMHDIRKK from the coding sequence ATGAAACACCTGATATCCAGCGGCACGATTTCTCTATTACTATTCTTCCTGAGCACCCTTTCTGCACAGGCGCACTTCGGCATGCTCATCCCGAGTCAGTCCACGGTTATGCCACCCGACCGAGCCGTCACCATTGAGTTGTCCTTCTCCCACCCATTCGAAGGACAGGGTATGGAGTTGGCCAAGCCCAAGGCTTTTGGCCTCATGCTCGATGGCAAGACGGTCGACCTGCTCGGCAGCCTCAAGCCTGCCAAGATCATGGGGCATACGGCCTGGAGTTCCCAATACGTTTTCAGCCGTCCGGGCCTGGCCGCGTTCTATATGGAGCCGCAGCCTTATTGGGAGCCGTCCGAGGATTGCTTCATCATTCACTACACCAAAGTCATAGTGGCCGCCTTCGGCGAGGAGGAAGGCTGGGACCAGCCGGTAGGCCTCAAGACCGAGATCGTGCCCTTGACGCGCCCCTTCGGCAATTACGCGGGCAATGTATTCCAGGGACAAGTGCTGCTCGACGGCAAGCCCGTTCCCCAGGCCATGGTCGAGGTGGAGTATTTCAACCGCGACGGCAAGTACGAGGCGCCGAACGACTACATGATCACTCAGGTGATCAAGTCGGATCAGAACGGCGTGTTCACCTATGTCTGCCCGCTAGCCGGCTGGTGGGGCTTCGCGGCATTGAACGAGGCTGATTTTACCCTCAAGCAGCAAGGGCAGGACAAGGGAGTGGAGCTTGGCGCTGTACTCTGGACCCAGATGCACGACATCCGGAAGAAGTAG
- the cbiM gene encoding cobalt transporter CbiM, producing the protein MHISEGILSAPVLASGAALAAGMTVIGLRRLDPARMVRVGLLASAFYVASLVHVPIGPGNAHLVLNGLLGLLLGWVAVPAILTALLLQAVMFQFGGLTVLGVNTVIMAMPAVVCHYAFGPLVKRTGRTAALGAFAAGALAVLLSGTLVAIFLIFSGEQFLQAAWVILAAHVPIMLIEGLLTMFLVAFFKRAKPELLAL; encoded by the coding sequence ATGCATATCTCCGAAGGCATTCTTTCCGCGCCCGTCTTAGCCTCTGGGGCCGCGCTAGCAGCGGGCATGACTGTCATCGGCCTGCGCCGCCTGGATCCTGCGCGCATGGTGCGCGTAGGGCTGCTCGCCTCGGCCTTCTACGTGGCCTCGCTGGTGCATGTGCCCATCGGACCCGGCAATGCCCATCTCGTGCTCAATGGCCTATTGGGCCTGCTGCTGGGCTGGGTCGCGGTGCCGGCTATTCTGACCGCATTGCTCCTGCAGGCAGTCATGTTTCAATTTGGCGGGTTGACAGTACTGGGTGTAAACACGGTCATCATGGCTATGCCAGCCGTGGTCTGCCATTATGCCTTCGGGCCTCTGGTCAAGCGCACGGGCCGGACCGCAGCCCTGGGAGCTTTTGCGGCCGGAGCTTTGGCAGTGCTTCTGTCCGGTACACTCGTTGCGATCTTTCTCATCTTCAGCGGCGAGCAGTTTCTACAGGCGGCCTGGGTTATCCTGGCCGCGCACGTACCAATCATGCTCATCGAAGGGCTGTTGACCATGTTCCTGGTCGCTTTCTTCAAGCGGGCCAAACCCGAGTTACTGGCGCTATAG